From Verrucomicrobia bacterium S94, the proteins below share one genomic window:
- a CDS encoding V-type ATP synthase subunit D, translated as MAKIKLTKNELKTQRDALKRFQRYLPTLQLKKQQLQMEMRRLDQEIEEKRDEEQEARAQLSSWIQLFSEPIDLGPYAELETLKTSHGNIAGVTIPILDDLVFKEVPMNLFETEAWTDEGVNTLKQLTRLRVERQILEEQHRLLGEELRTTTQRVNLFEKVKIPEAKENIRVIRIFMGDQQTAAVARSKIAKGKSA; from the coding sequence ATGGCAAAAATTAAGTTAACCAAAAACGAATTGAAAACGCAGCGCGATGCGCTCAAGCGGTTTCAACGCTATCTGCCGACGCTCCAGCTTAAGAAGCAGCAGCTTCAGATGGAAATGCGCCGTCTCGATCAGGAAATCGAGGAAAAGCGTGATGAAGAACAGGAAGCCCGCGCACAGCTCAGCTCCTGGATTCAGCTCTTCTCGGAACCGATTGATCTCGGACCGTATGCAGAACTTGAAACGCTTAAAACATCTCATGGCAATATTGCCGGCGTGACTATTCCGATTCTCGACGACCTGGTTTTCAAAGAGGTCCCGATGAACCTCTTCGAAACCGAAGCCTGGACGGATGAAGGGGTCAATACCCTGAAACAGCTCACCCGCCTGCGGGTCGAGCGGCAGATTCTGGAAGAGCAGCACCGGCTTCTGGGTGAAGAACTGCGCACAACCACACAGCGCGTTAACCTGTTTGAAAAAGTGAAAATTCCCGAAGCCAAGGAAAACATCCGGGTCATCCGCATTTTCATGGGTGACCAGCAGACCGCTGCGGTGGCCCGCTCCAAGATCGCGAAAGGAAAAAGCGCATGA
- a CDS encoding V-type ATP synthase subunit B: MQNKVYHRIEQITGNVIVVKADGIINGELALVDSDHGVSMAQVIRLDREDVYLQVFAGGRGISTDSKVRFLGRTMQIPFSDNLLGRVFSGSGEPRDNGPEIKENMIEIGGPSVNPAKRIIPRNMVRTGIPMIDVFNTLVESQKLPIFSVAGEPYNELLAQIALQAEVDVIILGGMGLKHDDYLFFRDKLDESGALSRTVMFVHTASDPTVECLLVPDVSLAVAEQYAQEDKRVLVLLTDMTNFADSMKEVAITMEQIPSNRGYPGDLYSQLAARYEKAVDFEGSGSITILAVTTMPGDDVTHPVPDNTGYITEGQFYLKNGRIEPFGSLSRLKQQVNDRTREDHRVIMDTMIQLYANYKETLEKQSMGFRMSDWDTKLLKYGEKFESSMMDITVNTPLEEALDNGWKILAECFEPSETGIQSKYTDKFWPKA, translated from the coding sequence ATGCAGAATAAAGTGTATCACCGTATTGAACAGATCACCGGCAATGTGATCGTGGTTAAAGCTGATGGCATCATCAATGGCGAGCTGGCTCTGGTTGATTCTGATCACGGCGTATCCATGGCACAGGTCATCCGTCTCGATAGAGAAGATGTTTATCTGCAGGTTTTCGCCGGCGGGCGCGGTATCAGTACCGACTCCAAAGTGCGCTTCCTCGGGCGTACCATGCAGATTCCGTTTTCCGACAACCTGCTCGGCCGCGTATTCTCCGGATCCGGTGAACCGCGCGACAACGGCCCCGAGATTAAAGAAAACATGATTGAAATCGGCGGCCCGTCCGTCAATCCGGCCAAACGTATTATTCCGCGGAATATGGTGCGTACCGGCATTCCGATGATCGACGTGTTCAACACCCTCGTTGAATCGCAGAAACTCCCGATTTTCTCGGTAGCCGGCGAGCCATATAACGAGTTGCTGGCGCAGATCGCATTGCAGGCTGAAGTGGATGTGATCATTCTCGGCGGCATGGGGCTGAAACATGATGACTACCTTTTCTTCCGCGACAAACTGGACGAAAGCGGCGCACTTTCCCGCACCGTGATGTTCGTACACACCGCTTCTGATCCGACCGTTGAATGTCTGCTTGTTCCCGATGTTTCTCTGGCGGTTGCGGAACAGTATGCTCAGGAAGACAAACGGGTCCTGGTACTGCTGACCGACATGACCAACTTTGCAGATTCCATGAAGGAAGTAGCCATTACCATGGAGCAGATTCCGTCGAACCGCGGATATCCCGGCGATCTTTATTCCCAGCTGGCCGCCCGCTACGAAAAAGCGGTGGACTTTGAAGGCAGCGGATCCATCACGATTCTGGCCGTAACCACCATGCCGGGGGATGACGTTACCCACCCGGTTCCGGACAACACCGGTTATATTACCGAAGGACAGTTCTATCTGAAAAACGGTCGTATCGAACCGTTCGGTTCATTGTCCCGCCTGAAACAGCAGGTCAACGACCGTACCCGCGAAGACCATCGCGTGATTATGGATACCATGATTCAGCTCTATGCAAACTATAAAGAAACGCTGGAAAAACAGTCCATGGGCTTCCGCATGTCGGATTGGGACACCAAACTGCTCAAATACGGTGAAAAGTTCGAAAGCAGCATGATGGACATCACGGTAAATACCCCGCTGGAAGAAGCGCTGGATAACGGCTGGAAAATTCTGGCCGAATGTTTCGAACCTTCCGAGACCGGCATTCAGTCGAAATATACCGACAAATTCTGGCCGAAGGCTTAA